The Pseudarthrobacter defluvii DNA window GGACCCGTCGGGGTCACCGCCCAGCAGCACGGTGGGCATAGTGGTGGCCGCCATGACGCGTTCCATCTCCGCCACCACGGGAAGCTTCATCCAGGTGTAGGCGCTGGTGGAGCCCAGGCCTTCGGCGATGGCGATCGACTTGATCACGGCGTTGGGAGACAGGTCGTTGCGGACCCGGCCGTTCTCGCGGACCGACAGGAAGGGCTCCACCATGGCGATCAGCTTCCGCTCCGCCAGCGAGTCGATGGCCCTGGCGGTCGCTTCGAGGGTGGCCACGGTGTCGGGGTCGCCCAGGCAGATGCGGGTGAGCATCTTGCCGCCGTCAGCGCCGAGTTCCTGCAGGGCGGCGGCGGTGTGGCCGGTGAAGCGGTCATCGAATTCGTTGACCAGCCCGGACAGGCCGCCGCGGTTCATGGAGCCGAACACGAGTTTGCCGTCCAGGGCGCCGAGCAGCAGCAGGTCGTCCATGATGTCCGGGGAGGCCAGGACGCCATCAACGGCCGGGTTGGCCAGTGCGATCTGCAAACGGTCCAGCAGCTGGCGGCGGTCGGCCATGGCAACCGGATCGCTGCCGACGGCCAGGGCGCCGCGTGCCGGGTGGTCGGCGGCGACGATGAAGTTCTGCCGCCCGGCTTTCAGGCCGGGGTGCCGGCGCCGGGCCTTCGCGGCGCGGGACACGGCCTGGGGGTCTTCCAGGCGGATGGTGCTCAGGTGTTCGTAGCGCCGCGGATCATCGTCCACGGCAGTGTCAGGGGTGACAGGAGTGAGGGTCACAGTGCTGCTCCTTCGGTGGCGAGCTGTGCGGCAGTGGTGCCGGGAACCGGGCGGCCGCGTTCGGCCAGCAGCGAGGTGACCTCGTCCGGCGTCGGCATCGCATCGGCGCAGGACAGGCGGGAGGCGACGATCGCGCCGGCAGCGTTGGCGTAGTCCAGGACCTGCGCCAGCGGCCAGCCGGCCAACAGCCCGTGGCAGAAGGCGCCGCCGAACGAGTCGCCGGCGCCCAGGCCGTTCAGCGTCTCGACGGGGACGGGGGCGGAAACCACGCGCTCGGTGCTGGTCTTGGCCATCACGCCTTCGGGGCCGAGTTTGACGACGGCGATCTCCACGCCGGCGGCCAGCAGCCGGTCCGCCTGCTCATCAGGGGTTCCCTCGCCCACGGCGACCGCGCATTCCTTGTCATTGCCGATGGCCACAGTGACGTGCGGCAGGATCTTTGCCACCTCGGCACGGGCCTCTTCCTCGGAGGCCCAGAACATCGGCCGGTAGTCCAGGTCCAGGACGGTGAACTGCCCCTCGGCCAGGCCCGTACGGGGACGGGCCTCATGAGCGGCAAGATGCGCGGAGCGGGAAGGCTCCTGGCACAGCCCGGTGACAGTGGACCAGAAAATTCCGGCGTTGCGGATGGCGTCCAGGTCCAGCTCTTCGGTCCTGATCTGCAGATCCGGCGCGGTGGGGAACCGTCCGTAGAAGTACAGCGGGAACTCGTCCGTTGCCGGCTTGATCGCGCAGAAGGTCACCGCAGTCGGCCAGTCCTCTATGGGCGTAACGAAGGTGTCGTCCACGTTGAACTTACGCAGTTCACGGTGCAGGTACTCGCCAAACGGGTCGTCCCCGGTGCGGGTGATGACGCCGGTCCGGCGGCCATGGCGGGCAGCGGCAACAGCGACGTTCGACGGTGAACCGCCAAGGTATTTGCCGAAGGAATTAACGTCCTCCAGGCCAACCCCGATGTCGTTCGGGTAGATATCAACGCTGATGCGCCCGATCGTAAGAAGCTCGTGGGTCACGTGAATCGTGGACCTTTCTGGTGTGGAACTCGAATCCTTTGAGGGGCAGGAGTTCCGGGACTGGCAGGCCGTGGTGTGGGCCACAGGCACTACTTTGCCCTAGATTGAATGTCCTGTCAAAGGTTTGTAATGACATACTTACAACCGAAGTTGGAGCCGCCCATCTCCCAACAGATGGGCGCGGGGGCTACTTCTTGGGAACGGCCAATTCGCCGGTCACGTACTGCGCCCGGCCGAAGCCGAAGGACCAGTCGCCGGCAGTGTTTTCCACGTAGCCAATGAAGACGTCTTCGCCTGCAACCCCTGCCGCGGCAAGCTTCTCGGCCACGGCAGAGAACAAGCGCTGTTTGGCCTCCTGTGAGCGGCCCCCCTGGGTGAAGATCTGGATCATCACAACTCCCCCGGTCCGCTCAAAGCCCAGTCCCGCATCCTGGGCGAAGATCTGCCCCTGGGGATGCTCAGTGAGGATATGGAAGTAATCCCGTTCCGGAATGCCGTACTCGGCGAGGATCGCGTCGTGGATACCACGACTCAGCCGCTGCAGGTCCTCGGCGGTCCGCCCTTCATTGACGTCGATGCGTACCAGTGGCATGAAGCCCTCCCTTTATTATTTGTACTGACATACTAACAAAGTTGCAGCGGCTCAAACAAGATCACCCCTTGCACAACTTTCGTGGCAGGCTTATTCTTTAATCAACCGGAAGGTTGATAAACAAAGAGGTTGAATATGATTCGAGAGGCCGGCATGATCTCCGACGACGTGGCTCTGGACGTGGCTTTCCTTGCCCTGGCCGACCCCGTCCGCCGCAGCATCATCGCCCGGCTGAGCAGGGGTCCCGCTACGGTCAACGAATTGGCGGAACCGTTCGAGATTTCCAAGCAGGCAGTCTCGAAGCACATCCAGGTACTCGAGCAGGCACAACTGGTGACCCGGAGCAGGGATGCCCAGCGCCGTCCCGTACACCTGAACCCCGCACGGCTTGAGGCGCTGACTGCGTGGATCGATCAATACCGGTTGGTCCGCGAAGGGCAGTTCCGCAACCTCGACGCCGTGCTGAGAACACATGCCGCAGGCAGCGGCAGCCAATCCTCCAAGGAGTCATGATGAGCAATTCCCTGAAACTCAGCGTTCCTGAGGGCGTCCCCTTCATCGAATACGAGCGCGAGTTCGATTTCCCGGTGGCGGACGTGTTCCGCGCCCACAAAGAGCCGGACCTGATCGTCCAGTGGCTGGGTCCCCGGGGCATGAAGATGGATATCGACCACTACGATTTCCGCACCGGCGGGAGTTACCGGTACATCCACACCGGGCCTGACGGGGTGCCGTACGAGTTCCGTGGCATCTTCCATACGGTGCGCGAGAACGAGTTCGCCCTGCAGACGTTTGAGTTCGGCGGTTACCCGGACATCGTCAGCCTGGAGTTCATGACGTTTGAAGACCTGGGCAATGGACGGACCCGGCTGCGGGGGCACTCGGTGTACCCCAGCCAGGAGGCGCGCGACGGCATGGCGCAGTCGGGCATGGAGGGCGGAATGTCTGAAGGCTACGAGCGGCTTGAGGAATTACTGGCAGGCGCGCGCGTCTGAGCCGCGGGTCTGGGCAAGAGCGAGGGCTTCGTCCAGTACGCGGCCCAGGTTGGCGGCGTCGTGCGCGAAGCGGCCCAGGAAGAGTCCATCCGCCGCGGGCAACAGTGGAAGCAGGCCCGGGCCGGCGCTGCCGCCGTATATAAGGGGGCAGTCCCGGCCCAGCTCGGCACGGATGTGGGCCAGGACGGCGTTGACGTGCTCCGGCGGGGCGGGTTCCTGCGCACCGATGGCCCAGACCGGCTCGTACGCCAGGAGCAGGCTGCTGAGCAGGGCGGGGTCGCCGTCCGTGGCGGCGCGGACCTGCTGCACGCAGAAGGCGGCGGCAGCGCCGGCGTCGAGCTTGTCCGCCTCGCCGATGCAGAGCAGCGGGGTGAGGGAATGGCCGACGGCGGCGCGCACCTTGCGTGCCACCACGGCATCATCCTCGGCAAAGAGTTTGCGACGTTCCGCGTGGCCGATTTCGACGAGCGAAACGCCCAGTTCGGCCAGCATTCCGGGACTGACTTCCCCGGTCAGGGGCCCGTCGCCCCAGGCGCAGTTCTGCGCTCCCAGCAGCACGGGCGAGCCGGCCAGGATCCGCGCGGCAGGCTCCAGGACCGGAAAGGATGGGATGACGAAGACCCGGACCGCGAAATCCTTGGCGGAATTCGTGCCCAGTCCGGGCCTGTCGTCGACAACAGAGCGGACCTCCGACAGCCAGCGCAGGCTTGCCTGGTAGCCCAGGTACATTTTGGTGCTGACACCGATGTAGAGGGTGCCGTTGCCTGTGCTGCTGCCGGAGGTGCTCATGGCTTTCCTTTGTCGAGAGGGTGACGTGCTCAGTCGAGCAGGTCGTCGGCCTTGTTCTTGAACCGCTTGGTGGCGAACATCATCGCAGCGGCCACGAAGGGCAGGACGCCCAGGGCGTAGACGCCCATGGATCCGGTGGGCGATTGCGTGGCCTCGTTGACCGCGGTCCGCAGGATCGGGGCCACGAAGCCGCCCAGGTTGCCAAGGGAGTTGATCAGGCCGATGCCGGCTGCGGCGGCCGATCCGGCGAGGAACGCGGTCGGATAGGACCAGACCACCGGGCCAACGGCCAGGAAGCTGCACACCGCCAGGGTAATGAAGATCATGCCGATGACCGGCTGGTGGTTGGTGCCTGCCCAGGCCGACCCGAAGATGCACAGGCCTGTTGAGATGAACAGGATGGTGCCGAACTTGCGGCGCTTGGCCACGGTATCTGCGGCTTTTCCGATGAAGTAGCAGGAGAAGATGCCGAAGAACCACGGGACCGCGATCAGCAGGCCGACGGCCAGTCCAACCTTCTGCCCGGTCAGGGAGGACACCTGCTGCGGCAGGAAGAACGTCACGCCGTAGACGGCGATCTGCAGGCAGAAGTAGATGGCGGTGAAGTACCAGACGCGGCCGTTGCGCATGGCGGCCAGGATGCCGCGGGGCCCGGTTTCGTCCTTGATGGTGTCTTCAAGCGCCATGACTTCCTTCAGCGCGTACTTCTCTTCCTTGTTGAGGAACTTGGCCTTCTCCGGACCGTTGATCAGGAAGAAGAACGCCGCGATGCCGGCAAGGACGGCCAGGAGGCCTTCGACGAAGAACATGACCTGCCAGCCGCGCAGGCCGGGCACCTGGTCGCCGATGTTGATCAGCCAGCCGGACAGCGGGTTGCCGATCATCTGGGAGAACGGCTGTGCCAGGTAAAAGATGGCGAACATCTGAACGCGCACCTTGTTGGGGAACCACTCGGCGAGGTACATGATCACGCCGGGGAACAGCCCTGCTTCGGTCACGCCGAGGAGGAAACGCAGGATCACGAACGACGTCTCGCCCTGCACAAAAGCGAAGCATGCCGAAACGATGCCCCACGTGATGGCGATGCGTGCCAGCCAGATCTTGGCGCCGACCTTCTTGAGCAGCAGGTTGCTGGGGATCTCGAAGATCGCGTAGCCGATGAAGAAGATGCCTGCGCCCAGGGCGAAGGCCGCGGCGGACACCCCCTTGTCCGCTCCCAGCGCGGCCTCTGCGAAGCCGACGTTGGTGCGGTCCAGGAACGAAACGACATACAGGATGACCAGCATCGGCATGAGCCGGCGGGCCGCCTTGAAGATCGCGGACTTCAGGACCGGGCGGGCCAGAAGTTCCTTGGATGTTGCGGTGGTTTCGGACACAACACTCTCCTTCGAGTGGTGGGTTGGTGTTGTCCGCGGGCCGGCGGCCCGCGGGTCTTGCGGTGGCACCTTGGTAGGGGTGCCGTCAGTGCATGTACAGGCCGCCGTCGACGTTTAGCGTCTGGCCGGAGATATAGCCGGCATCCTCGCCGATCAGGAATGAGATGGCTGCGGCGACGTCTCGAGTGGTGCCCACCCGGTTCACCACCAGATCCTTGACGAGCTCATCCTTGCGTTCCTCGCTGAGGGTACCGCCCATGATGTCGGTGTCGATGGGACCGGGTGAGATGGCGTTGACGGTGATGTCGTACTCGCCCAGTTCGCGGGCGGTGGCGCGGGTCAGGCCGATCACGCCGGCCTTGGCCACGGAGTACGGGGTCTTGCTGAAGGTTCCGCCGCCGCGCTGGGCGGAGACCGAGGAGATGTTCACGATCCGCCCCAGCCGGTTCTTCACCATGGATTCAGCTGCCCGGCGGGTGGCGTAGTGGACACCGTTCATGTTGATGTTGACCACGCGGTCCCACTCGGCGCCGTCGAGTTCAAGGTAGGGAACCGGAGAGCTGACGCCGGCGATGTTGGCAAGGGCCACGAGCTGGGGCAGTTCTGCCTCGATCTCGTCGATGGCGGCCCGTACCGAAGCCTCGTCGCCGATATTGGCGCCGGCCCCGTGGGCTTTGACGCCGTGCTTTTCCGCCAACTCCTTGGCGACTGCCTTGCAGGCAGCGTCATCGAGGTCGATCACGCCGATGTTCCAGCCACGTTCGGCAAGGTAGTCTGCGGTGGCCCGGCCGATGCCGCGCTCTGAGACTGCCCCGGTGACGATCACCGTGCGGTCTGCGGGAAATGCTGTCATGGATTGTTCCTTCCGGTGAGGCAGGTTTCGGTCGCGGTAAAGGCGCCGCTTGGGGCGGCGCCTTTACCGTGCAGTGGTCTGGCTAGGACAGCGGGGCGGGGCCCAGGTCCTCGATGAGCTTTTGCATGGCGACGTATGCCTTGTTCCGGTAGGCAACCAGGGCTGCCGTGCGGTCGGCGGGGACGTCAAGGAAGCCGGAGCCGGTCTTGGTGCCAAGCTGGCCGGCGTCGACCTTTTCCTGGAGGATCTTCGGGGTGGCGAACCGCTCCGGGAAGCCGGTCTGCAGCGACTTGTAGCAGAAGGCGTAGACGTCCAGGCCTGCCATGTCCGCGATGGCAAAGGGGCCGAAGAACGGAAGGCGGAAACCGAAGGTGGTGCGCACCAGGGTGTCCACGTCCTCGGCGGTGGCAATGCCTTCCTCCACCACCTGCGCGGCCTCGTGGAAGAGGGCGTACTGGAGCCGGTTCAGCACGAAACCGGTGACGTCCTTGACCGTGGCGGTTTCCTTGCCGGTCTCGCCCACGATGGTGCGCGCCGCCTGCACAGTGGCTTCGGAGGTTCCCTCATGCGGGATGACTTCCACGCCGGGGATGAACGGTGCCGGGTTGGAGAAGTGGACGCCCAGGAACCGCTCCGGATTCTCCACGACCTCTGCCAGTTTGGCGATGGAGATGGTGGAAGTGTTGGAGCCGATGATGGCGTC harbors:
- a CDS encoding ArsR/SmtB family transcription factor, whose protein sequence is MISDDVALDVAFLALADPVRRSIIARLSRGPATVNELAEPFEISKQAVSKHIQVLEQAQLVTRSRDAQRRPVHLNPARLEALTAWIDQYRLVREGQFRNLDAVLRTHAAGSGSQSSKES
- a CDS encoding tautomerase family protein; the protein is MPLVRIDVNEGRTAEDLQRLSRGIHDAILAEYGIPERDYFHILTEHPQGQIFAQDAGLGFERTGGVVMIQIFTQGGRSQEAKQRLFSAVAEKLAAAGVAGEDVFIGYVENTAGDWSFGFGRAQYVTGELAVPKK
- a CDS encoding Cgl0159 family (beta/alpha)8-fold protein, which codes for MTLTPVTPDTAVDDDPRRYEHLSTIRLEDPQAVSRAAKARRRHPGLKAGRQNFIVAADHPARGALAVGSDPVAMADRRQLLDRLQIALANPAVDGVLASPDIMDDLLLLGALDGKLVFGSMNRGGLSGLVNEFDDRFTGHTAAALQELGADGGKMLTRICLGDPDTVATLEATARAIDSLAERKLIAMVEPFLSVRENGRVRNDLSPNAVIKSIAIAEGLGSTSAYTWMKLPVVAEMERVMAATTMPTVLLGGDPDGSQDEVFATWGAALALPGVRGLTVGRTLLYPADGDVAGAVAAAASLLHHTTELPEN
- a CDS encoding MFS transporter gives rise to the protein MSETTATSKELLARPVLKSAIFKAARRLMPMLVILYVVSFLDRTNVGFAEAALGADKGVSAAAFALGAGIFFIGYAIFEIPSNLLLKKVGAKIWLARIAITWGIVSACFAFVQGETSFVILRFLLGVTEAGLFPGVIMYLAEWFPNKVRVQMFAIFYLAQPFSQMIGNPLSGWLINIGDQVPGLRGWQVMFFVEGLLAVLAGIAAFFFLINGPEKAKFLNKEEKYALKEVMALEDTIKDETGPRGILAAMRNGRVWYFTAIYFCLQIAVYGVTFFLPQQVSSLTGQKVGLAVGLLIAVPWFFGIFSCYFIGKAADTVAKRRKFGTILFISTGLCIFGSAWAGTNHQPVIGMIFITLAVCSFLAVGPVVWSYPTAFLAGSAAAAGIGLINSLGNLGGFVAPILRTAVNEATQSPTGSMGVYALGVLPFVAAAMMFATKRFKNKADDLLD
- the iolC gene encoding 5-dehydro-2-deoxygluconokinase: MTHELLTIGRISVDIYPNDIGVGLEDVNSFGKYLGGSPSNVAVAAARHGRRTGVITRTGDDPFGEYLHRELRKFNVDDTFVTPIEDWPTAVTFCAIKPATDEFPLYFYGRFPTAPDLQIRTEELDLDAIRNAGIFWSTVTGLCQEPSRSAHLAAHEARPRTGLAEGQFTVLDLDYRPMFWASEEEARAEVAKILPHVTVAIGNDKECAVAVGEGTPDEQADRLLAAGVEIAVVKLGPEGVMAKTSTERVVSAPVPVETLNGLGAGDSFGGAFCHGLLAGWPLAQVLDYANAAGAIVASRLSCADAMPTPDEVTSLLAERGRPVPGTTAAQLATEGAAL
- a CDS encoding 3-hydroxyacyl-CoA dehydrogenase family protein, giving the protein MSTRNIAVVGSGYMGGGIAQVLALAGARVALADVSAEIAQGNYERLLKESDEFVAAGLFPANATDLLKENLWAAKDIEEAVAGAEYIEEAVPEVLEIKHATLARISAAARPDAIIGSNTSTISIAKLAEVVENPERFLGVHFSNPAPFIPGVEVIPHEGTSEATVQAARTIVGETGKETATVKDVTGFVLNRLQYALFHEAAQVVEEGIATAEDVDTLVRTTFGFRLPFFGPFAIADMAGLDVYAFCYKSLQTGFPERFATPKILQEKVDAGQLGTKTGSGFLDVPADRTAALVAYRNKAYVAMQKLIEDLGPAPLS
- a CDS encoding SDR family NAD(P)-dependent oxidoreductase, producing MTAFPADRTVIVTGAVSERGIGRATADYLAERGWNIGVIDLDDAACKAVAKELAEKHGVKAHGAGANIGDEASVRAAIDEIEAELPQLVALANIAGVSSPVPYLELDGAEWDRVVNINMNGVHYATRRAAESMVKNRLGRIVNISSVSAQRGGGTFSKTPYSVAKAGVIGLTRATARELGEYDITVNAISPGPIDTDIMGGTLSEERKDELVKDLVVNRVGTTRDVAAAISFLIGEDAGYISGQTLNVDGGLYMH
- a CDS encoding SRPBCC family protein → MSNSLKLSVPEGVPFIEYEREFDFPVADVFRAHKEPDLIVQWLGPRGMKMDIDHYDFRTGGSYRYIHTGPDGVPYEFRGIFHTVRENEFALQTFEFGGYPDIVSLEFMTFEDLGNGRTRLRGHSVYPSQEARDGMAQSGMEGGMSEGYERLEELLAGARV
- a CDS encoding triose-phosphate isomerase family protein, with protein sequence MSTSGSSTGNGTLYIGVSTKMYLGYQASLRWLSEVRSVVDDRPGLGTNSAKDFAVRVFVIPSFPVLEPAARILAGSPVLLGAQNCAWGDGPLTGEVSPGMLAELGVSLVEIGHAERRKLFAEDDAVVARKVRAAVGHSLTPLLCIGEADKLDAGAAAAFCVQQVRAATDGDPALLSSLLLAYEPVWAIGAQEPAPPEHVNAVLAHIRAELGRDCPLIYGGSAGPGLLPLLPAADGLFLGRFAHDAANLGRVLDEALALAQTRGSDARACQ